Genomic window (Zingiber officinale cultivar Zhangliang chromosome 2B, Zo_v1.1, whole genome shotgun sequence):
CAGATATGGAAAATGCAATGAGGGTCTTCTCGATGATGTGTGAGTCCGGTGTTTCACCCAACATAAAGACTTTTGAAACACTTGTATGGGGATATGGTGAAGCAAAACAGCCATGGAAGGCTGAAGAACTTCTTGATACCATGAGGGAATTTGGAGTGAGCCCTAAGAAAAACTGTATTTGCCTTGTTGCTGAAGCTTGGAAAGCTGTCGGGTTGCAGAATGAGGCTAGCAGAGTGCTTGGTTCTCTGAATGACTCTAATGCACGTCATAAGGAAAGTGATTTATCTCTTCATTTGTTGAATAAGGAGCAACTTAACCAAGGACAGGCTTATTGTTTTGCAAACTCAAACTCTACACAAATAGCCAATCCACTCACTGATGGTGGACAGAGATTCAAGACCAATGGAATTGGAAGGGCCTCACAGTATGCTGAGGTTAGTTCTGAGACCTTTCAAATTTTCACAAAATCAGCATTAATCAGCCCTGCCTTCAGATTTGGAGTTAGGAACCCAATCAAATGCCAGAAACAGCCTGGGATGTACAGCCAAACTACGAATTGCAAAGCTATGTTCCTATAGTACAGAAAGCTGATTATTTGATTGATAAATTCAAGGATCCAGTTTACTAGATGTTGTTTATAACAAAAATCTAGAAGAGAGGTCCATCTGTTAATTATATTGCATGATTCTGCAAATTTCTTCTTACTGGCATTTTTATTTAGATGTCATATGATGCCTTCTGAATTGATAAAAGTTGTTCTAGTTCACTGTTAATATAGTCTTATTAACTAGACAAACATtgagtccaaaaatacacatttTCAATCATTCAAACCATCTAGTGGATTGGCGTTCAAATAAAAATAATGTGTCTAAAAGCCTTATTTCAATCAACTAGAACAAAGGTCCAATTAATTGGACCTTGCTTTAGTCAACCATCATCTCCTGCAATGAAGGATATCAAAAAGGCCACAAGGAAGAGATGATTGAAAAGATTCAGAACTAAAGTGTAGTTATCATTCTATTTCCTTTAGCCTAGATTTAACTGACAAAAGTAATGTGTAGATTCTTTACTCTGTTTCTGAACTGTTCTTATTTGCTTTATATCACACAGTGGAGTACAGTTGCTCTAAAGATTTCATGTAGGAAAAACCTTTGCATGGCCCATGGCTGCCCGTGCCATCGTCATGCATGAGTTGGTTGCCGGTGAGTGGGCACGGCAGAACTTGCCGTCCCACCGTCTCCATCAACTCACCAACCATCTTAATTAATGGCCATGCATCCTGTGACCACACTCACTCCTCTGCACTGTATCACGTATTGCATGGTCACCAACCATTTATGTTCGATATTGACGTTTAATTCCCCAAAGTGATGCGTACGGCTCAACTAGATTTTACTTGATTATTGTGTTTGTGTCGTCATTTGATCAGATTTTAAGGGAGGAAGAAATGTATCAGATCAACCTCAGCTAGCCATGCAAATCCAGCTTCCTCTTCCTCGTCGTTATCTACCTACCGATTGATTTGGTGATTTACTGTGAATTGGAAAAGAAAATTTATGAACGTAAACAAGATCATCTGCTCATCGATTTATGGGAAGAGGCGAAGAAGTACAAATGCACGCAGAAATCGAGATGAAATAATCCACAATGATACAATAAATTAAACGGAAGTGCAAGCCACCGATCGCGGTTTAGTTTACTACAGGGGATTGGCAATGGTCACCGTCAGCACCGCAAGCAGagcagccgccgccgccgccttacTGATAACTCGAGGCGCCGCCGCGGACGTCGACTGGTCGGCGCTGGCTGTCGTCGCAGGCGCGTCGGCTGTGCTGTCGGCGGCGCGCGGAGTGGCCTTCTTGGGCTTGACCAGCGGCGAGGGCGCGGCGGCCGGGGGCTTCGGCCCGAAGAGCTGGTACGGCAGCAGTACGGAGTCGACGGAGTAGACGGCGAGGGGGAAGTCGAGGTAGAGGTGGTTGCTGACCGGCGCCTGGTTGACCCCCGTGGACACGTTGAGctggctgctgctgctgctggccGTGATGTTGACCGTGTACACGCCGTCCCCGCCGGAGGCCTGCGTGCTGACGGGGTTGCTGGTGGTCTGGAAGGTGGTGGGGCTGTAGAAGCGCGGGAGAACGTGGTACAGAACCAGCGAGACCTGCTCCTGGCTGCTGAGGCCGTTGAGGGTGCCGGCCTTGAGGTTGTCGAAGGCGTTGTCGGTGGGCGCGAAGATGGTCAGGCCGTT
Coding sequences:
- the LOC122045699 gene encoding fasciclin-like arabinogalactan protein 12, producing MAVGYSCFALAAVLLLLLFSAFEAATVAPAPEAPGKLNLTGILEKGGQYENFIRLLKATQVGEQIESQLNNSFNGLTIFAPTDNAFDNLKAGTLNGLSSQEQVSLVLYHVLPRFYSPTTFQTTSNPVSTQASGGDGVYTVNITASSSSSQLNVSTGVNQAPVSNHLYLDFPLAVYSVDSVLLPYQLFGPKPPAAAPSPLVKPKKATPRAADSTADAPATTASADQSTSAAAPRVISKAAAAAALLAVLTVTIANPL